A window of Amycolatopsis australiensis contains these coding sequences:
- the pspM gene encoding phage shock envelope stress response protein PspM — protein MGQQDRRRDFSEFSAKLEKHIEKLPDYAVRAQEKLQKVQKYFPPADQAGGKAAPPRPRPNPLQRPPVRRPDMAMTFSSMASQVPAFAEARAKWDRWNHPAAKLERRKRRTSRALTMWILLTILCGVLTVAAGMGWISATGAPMMPQAIMAFAGAVVFGTFGVRSGLKLRELKRTPIPAAPAGPPPLPPAGSAAREPMERLAECEASLSELLRQLSVPSSLGTTPVSEVSVADARQTATDAAAALRGLAARIQAIERGRNSAPAREQAALDAAVAKLREQLEDGLEGYRGLVAAAGHTVAASSDGLVTSKQALTDATDRLAGLAMALRELS, from the coding sequence ATGGGGCAGCAGGACAGGCGACGCGACTTCAGCGAGTTCAGCGCGAAGCTGGAGAAGCACATCGAGAAGCTGCCCGACTACGCCGTGCGCGCCCAGGAGAAACTCCAGAAGGTGCAGAAGTACTTCCCGCCGGCCGACCAGGCCGGCGGGAAGGCCGCACCCCCGCGTCCCCGGCCCAACCCGCTGCAGCGGCCGCCCGTCCGGCGGCCCGACATGGCCATGACGTTCTCGTCGATGGCCAGCCAGGTCCCCGCGTTCGCCGAGGCCCGCGCCAAGTGGGACCGCTGGAACCACCCCGCCGCGAAGCTGGAACGCCGCAAGCGCCGGACATCGCGCGCGCTGACGATGTGGATCCTGCTGACGATCCTGTGCGGCGTCCTCACCGTGGCGGCCGGCATGGGCTGGATCAGCGCGACCGGCGCGCCGATGATGCCGCAGGCGATCATGGCGTTCGCCGGAGCCGTCGTGTTCGGCACGTTCGGCGTCCGGTCCGGGCTCAAGCTGCGGGAACTGAAGCGGACCCCGATCCCGGCCGCCCCCGCCGGCCCGCCGCCGCTGCCGCCCGCGGGCTCCGCCGCCCGTGAACCGATGGAACGGCTCGCGGAATGCGAAGCCTCCCTGAGCGAGCTGCTGCGCCAGTTGTCGGTGCCGTCCTCGCTGGGCACGACGCCGGTGTCCGAAGTGTCCGTCGCCGACGCCCGGCAGACGGCCACCGACGCCGCGGCCGCGTTGCGTGGCCTGGCCGCCCGGATCCAGGCGATCGAGCGCGGCCGCAACTCCGCCCCGGCCCGCGAGCAAGCCGCCCTCGACGCGGCGGTCGCCAAGCTCCGCGAACAGCTCGAAGACGGTCTCGAGGGCTACCGCGGCCTGGTCGCCGCGGCGGGCCACACGGTCGCCGCCTCGAGCGACGGCCTGGTGACCTCCAAGCAGGCCCTCACCGACGCCACCGACCGCCTGGCCGGCCTCGCCATGGCCCTCCGCGAACTCTCCTGA